From Streptomyces sp. TLI_053, a single genomic window includes:
- a CDS encoding SpoIIE family protein phosphatase: MDPRSSPTARSAMRCVRLLLGCADAAELLGTVLAEGPSWITGEGSALYLLDSTGMLRLTASHGLPDWAHERYSVVDPAGDLPAAMALRLRRPYLLSPERTSADYPNRNAGMGTGMVAVATLPMIVDGRPLGVLALALAHRGTVPRRDLDVLETLADACGHRLGHLLEHARAGTGALGGTGGTGGHPGHGEQPGRGGHPGRGGHPDRGAAHGVRPGPCAGAADPAAATAHSMLSLAVRASGHGAFERDLVTGETHWDAQALRLVGRPAPERGGTSPAPSLDLVVHPEDLPDVQAAMAEALATGGPYRIRYRVPRRGGGVIRIEETGEVMLDVHRRPVRIAGLIADLDHGRTPGERPPGDGAPGGRSPAPSGPGSPSGPGQEPAGTTEGTSAAGARSALLLALTRALSRAVTVRDVTTAVTDICRPAFGAAGIVLDLVDEGRLLPVSHTVYGGERRTELTRLADLSEGVMQRALARSAPLFSEPARRGRGRGADRTAGPAGGTGRGEGDGTGGGTGSPLAPAAWAVLPLIASGRQVGSCLITFATERAFGREDRTLYSSFAGILAQSLERARLYDTHHHRATELQRAMLPRTLPRLPGIASAARYLPSTEGMQIGGDWYDLLRLPDGRIGLVIGDVQGHNAEATAVMGQLRSGLRAYATDGHDPAATLARTSRLLTELDTELFATCLYLTLDPADGTVRAARAGHPAPVRVTADARAVELNLPGGPPLGVAPERPYPLAVEYLPPGETLLAYTDGLVEDREEDYDESVHRMLGGLELWARNTGPVRVEPGPDLEKLADLLTLNVTERRSRPDDVALLLLHRLSAVHQRG, encoded by the coding sequence GTGGACCCGCGCAGCAGCCCCACCGCGCGCAGTGCCATGCGCTGCGTCCGCTTATTGCTGGGCTGCGCGGACGCCGCCGAACTGCTCGGCACCGTGCTCGCCGAGGGCCCGAGCTGGATCACCGGTGAGGGCTCGGCGCTCTACCTGCTGGACTCCACCGGAATGCTCCGGCTCACGGCCTCCCACGGCCTGCCCGACTGGGCCCACGAGCGCTACAGCGTGGTCGACCCGGCCGGGGACCTGCCCGCCGCGATGGCGCTGCGGCTGCGCCGTCCCTATCTGCTGAGCCCCGAACGCACCAGCGCCGACTATCCGAACCGGAACGCCGGGATGGGCACCGGGATGGTCGCCGTCGCCACCCTGCCGATGATCGTCGACGGCCGGCCGCTGGGCGTCCTCGCCCTGGCCCTCGCCCACCGGGGGACGGTCCCCCGGCGCGACCTGGACGTGCTGGAGACCCTCGCGGACGCCTGCGGGCACCGGCTCGGCCACCTGCTGGAGCACGCCAGGGCGGGCACCGGGGCGCTCGGCGGAACGGGCGGGACCGGAGGGCACCCGGGGCACGGCGAGCAGCCGGGACGCGGAGGGCACCCGGGACGCGGAGGGCACCCGGACCGGGGTGCGGCGCACGGGGTGCGCCCCGGCCCGTGCGCAGGCGCCGCCGATCCGGCCGCCGCGACCGCCCACTCGATGCTCTCGCTCGCCGTCCGGGCCTCCGGGCACGGGGCCTTCGAACGGGATCTGGTCACCGGCGAGACCCACTGGGACGCCCAGGCGCTGCGGCTGGTCGGCCGGCCGGCGCCGGAGCGCGGCGGCACCTCCCCCGCCCCCTCCCTGGACCTCGTGGTCCACCCCGAGGACCTCCCGGACGTCCAGGCCGCCATGGCCGAGGCCCTCGCCACCGGCGGCCCGTACCGGATCCGCTACCGGGTGCCGCGCCGGGGCGGCGGGGTGATCCGGATCGAGGAGACCGGCGAGGTGATGCTGGACGTGCACCGCCGCCCGGTGCGGATCGCCGGCCTGATCGCCGATCTCGACCACGGCCGGACCCCCGGCGAACGCCCGCCCGGGGACGGGGCGCCCGGCGGCCGGTCCCCGGCCCCGTCCGGCCCGGGCTCCCCGTCCGGCCCGGGGCAGGAGCCCGCCGGCACCACCGAGGGCACCTCCGCCGCCGGGGCCCGGTCGGCACTGCTGCTGGCTCTCACCCGGGCACTGTCCCGGGCGGTCACCGTCCGGGACGTCACCACGGCCGTCACCGACATCTGCCGGCCCGCCTTCGGGGCGGCCGGCATCGTGCTGGACCTGGTCGACGAGGGGCGGCTGCTGCCCGTCTCGCACACCGTCTACGGGGGCGAGCGGCGTACCGAGCTGACCCGGCTGGCCGACCTGTCGGAGGGCGTGATGCAGCGCGCCCTGGCCCGGTCGGCCCCGCTGTTCAGCGAGCCGGCCCGGCGCGGACGCGGACGCGGGGCCGACCGGACGGCCGGTCCCGCCGGCGGGACCGGCCGCGGCGAGGGCGACGGGACGGGCGGCGGGACCGGCAGCCCGCTCGCCCCGGCCGCGTGGGCGGTGCTGCCGCTGATCGCCTCCGGCCGGCAGGTCGGCTCCTGTCTGATCACCTTCGCCACCGAGCGCGCGTTCGGGCGCGAGGACCGCACCCTCTACTCCTCGTTCGCGGGCATCCTGGCCCAGTCCCTGGAGCGGGCCCGGCTCTACGACACCCACCACCACCGGGCGACCGAACTGCAGCGGGCGATGCTGCCGCGCACCCTGCCCCGGCTGCCCGGGATCGCCAGCGCCGCCCGCTACCTGCCGAGCACCGAGGGCATGCAGATCGGCGGCGACTGGTACGACCTGCTGCGGCTCCCGGACGGCCGGATCGGGCTGGTGATCGGGGACGTCCAGGGGCACAACGCCGAGGCCACGGCGGTGATGGGGCAGTTGCGCAGCGGACTGCGGGCCTACGCGACCGACGGGCACGACCCGGCCGCCACGCTCGCCCGGACCAGCCGGCTGCTGACCGAGCTGGACACCGAGCTGTTCGCCACCTGCCTGTACCTGACCCTCGACCCGGCCGACGGCACCGTGCGGGCGGCCCGCGCCGGACACCCGGCGCCGGTCCGGGTCACCGCGGACGCCAGGGCGGTGGAGCTGAACCTCCCCGGCGGACCTCCGCTGGGCGTGGCTCCCGAGCGGCCGTACCCGCTGGCGGTCGAGTACCTGCCGCCCGGCGAGACGCTGCTCGCCTACACCGACGGCCTGGTGGAGGACCGCGAGGAGGACTACGACGAGTCCGTGCACCGGATGCTCGGCGGGCTGGAGCTGTGGGCGCGCAACACCGGGCCGGTCCGGGTCGAACCGGGGCCGGACCTGGAAAAGCTGGCCGATCTGCTCACCCTGAACGTGACCGAGCGGCGTTCGCGTCCGGACGACGTCGCGTTGCTGCTGTTGCACCGTTTGTCGGCCGTGCACCAGCGGGGCTGA
- a CDS encoding cytochrome P450 produces MTVPEPGTTAVPPPGCPAHATGGGLPPAAAHDGGPPAAATHGGTLPGGLPVGVPLTPLYGSAVADDPHGLYARLRAQYGPVAPIELEPGVESWLVLGYAELLELTRNEALFSKDSRRWRVPAEGRLAADSRLQPMTSWRPTLLNLDGAEHQRLRAAVADTLARVDHRQLRETTEAAADALIDSWGPDGTADLVAQYARRLPLLVFTQLLGLPDEAGAHLIRLISHIADSGAESVRANQEFQTLLVDLVRQRRTTPGADLTSWLLAHPAGLTDEEAVHHLVVLMIAGNETTICWTGNTLRLLLTDRRFRATLTGGRLTVADALEEVLWRDPPTQNFPGRWATSDTVLGGQFIARGDMLVLGLAAANADPAAQGPGAVGHPSIGHASIGGNRAHLAWGAGKHVCPAQHPARIIVETAVETLLHRLPDLQLAVPRTSWPGARPPGRAP; encoded by the coding sequence ATGACCGTTCCCGAGCCCGGCACGACGGCCGTCCCGCCGCCCGGGTGCCCCGCGCACGCGACGGGCGGCGGCCTCCCCCCGGCCGCGGCCCACGACGGCGGCCCTCCCGCCGCGGCCACCCACGGCGGCACCCTGCCCGGCGGACTGCCGGTCGGGGTGCCGCTCACCCCGCTCTACGGCTCCGCCGTCGCCGACGACCCGCACGGCCTGTACGCCCGGCTGCGCGCCCAGTACGGGCCGGTGGCACCGATCGAGCTGGAGCCCGGGGTCGAGTCCTGGCTCGTCCTCGGCTACGCCGAACTGCTCGAACTCACCCGCAACGAGGCGCTGTTCTCCAAGGACTCGCGCCGCTGGCGGGTCCCCGCCGAAGGCCGGCTGGCCGCCGACTCCCGGCTCCAGCCGATGACCTCGTGGCGCCCCACCCTGCTCAACCTCGACGGCGCCGAGCACCAGCGGCTGCGCGCCGCCGTCGCCGACACCCTCGCCCGGGTCGACCACCGGCAGCTGCGCGAGACCACCGAGGCCGCCGCCGACGCGCTGATCGACAGCTGGGGCCCCGACGGCACCGCCGACCTGGTCGCCCAGTACGCGCGCCGGCTGCCGCTGCTGGTCTTCACCCAGTTGCTCGGCCTGCCCGACGAGGCGGGCGCGCACCTCATCCGGCTGATCAGCCACATCGCCGACAGCGGCGCCGAATCGGTGCGCGCCAACCAGGAGTTCCAGACCCTCCTGGTCGACCTGGTGCGGCAGCGCCGGACCACGCCCGGCGCCGACCTGACCTCCTGGCTGCTCGCCCACCCGGCCGGGCTGACCGACGAGGAAGCGGTGCACCACCTGGTGGTGCTGATGATCGCCGGGAACGAGACCACCATCTGCTGGACCGGCAACACCCTGCGGCTGCTGCTCACCGACCGGCGCTTCCGGGCCACCCTCACCGGCGGCCGGCTGACCGTCGCCGACGCGCTGGAGGAGGTGCTCTGGCGCGACCCGCCGACGCAGAACTTCCCCGGCCGGTGGGCCACTTCGGACACCGTGCTCGGCGGCCAGTTCATCGCCCGGGGCGACATGCTCGTGCTCGGTCTGGCCGCGGCCAACGCCGACCCGGCCGCCCAGGGCCCCGGCGCCGTCGGGCACCCGTCGATCGGGCACGCCTCGATCGGCGGGAACCGGGCCCACCTCGCCTGGGGCGCGGGCAAGCACGTCTGCCCGGCCCAGCACCCGGCCCGGATCATCGTCGAGACCGCCGTCGAGACCCTGCTGCACCGGCTGCCGGACCTCCAACTCGCCGTCCCCCGCACGAGCTGGCCTGGCGCCCGTCCCCCTGGTCGCGCGCCCTGA
- a CDS encoding DUF742 domain-containing protein codes for MSGGPVRPYVITGGRSRPTRTELAFESLVVALPDRPELPEHALLNREHRRTLDLCHSLLSIAEVAAHLGLPLGVVKVLVGDLWDLGAVQVLPPVPQAERLPTTLLEEVLVGLRQLR; via the coding sequence GTGAGCGGCGGTCCGGTCCGCCCCTACGTCATCACCGGCGGCCGCAGCCGGCCCACCCGCACCGAGCTGGCCTTCGAGAGCCTGGTCGTCGCGTTACCCGACCGGCCCGAACTCCCCGAGCACGCCCTGCTCAACCGCGAGCACCGGCGGACCCTGGACCTCTGCCACAGCCTGCTGTCGATCGCCGAGGTGGCGGCCCACCTGGGGCTGCCGCTCGGAGTCGTCAAGGTCCTGGTCGGCGACCTCTGGGACCTCGGCGCCGTCCAGGTACTCCCGCCCGTTCCGCAGGCCGAACGCCTGCCCACCACTCTTCTGGAAGAGGTACTCGTTGGCCTCCGCCAACTCCGCTGA
- a CDS encoding ATP/GTP-binding protein, with protein sequence MASANSADPVAGPPAAPQYLPPSVQGAVKILVTGPFGVGKTTLVGSLSEISPLRTEETMTAASSGVDDLTGRGGKTTTTVALDFGRITLNPRLALYLFGTPGQQRFWPLWDDLSRGALGAIAMVDLRRPDESFDVLGRLEEQQIPFAVAVNTFPDTPSYPEEELRSALDLLPGAPILYCDARDRRASYDLLIDFVDHLYRTAVLEPQR encoded by the coding sequence TTGGCCTCCGCCAACTCCGCTGACCCGGTCGCCGGCCCTCCCGCCGCACCGCAGTACCTGCCACCGTCCGTCCAGGGCGCGGTGAAGATCCTCGTCACCGGCCCGTTCGGCGTCGGCAAGACCACCCTGGTCGGCTCGCTGAGCGAGATCTCCCCGCTGCGCACCGAGGAGACCATGACGGCCGCCAGCAGCGGCGTGGACGACCTCACCGGGCGCGGCGGCAAGACCACCACCACGGTGGCGCTGGACTTCGGCCGGATCACCCTCAACCCCCGGCTCGCGCTGTACCTGTTCGGCACACCCGGACAGCAGCGGTTCTGGCCGCTCTGGGACGACCTGTCGCGCGGCGCGCTCGGCGCGATCGCGATGGTCGACCTGCGGCGTCCGGACGAGAGCTTCGACGTGCTCGGGCGGCTGGAGGAGCAGCAGATACCGTTCGCGGTCGCCGTCAACACCTTCCCGGACACGCCCAGTTACCCCGAGGAGGAACTGCGGTCGGCACTGGACCTGCTGCCCGGGGCGCCGATCCTGTACTGCGACGCCCGGGACCGGCGGGCCTCCTACGACCTGCTGATCGACTTCGTCGACCACCTGTACCGCACCGCCGTCCTGGAGCCGCAGCGATGA
- a CDS encoding cytochrome P450: MDTAAGTADSADTGDGPGRSTGGGTGGGLGGGLGNDLGDGLGGGRAEPVVLDAFGRDQHGENARLRGAGPAVLVELPGGVVVWAITHHDTLQELLADPRVGKDPRLWTVFREGRLPEGWPLINFVTVPGMITVDGEDHRRLRGLVTQAFTPRRVAALQPAVEARTTALLDRISELDGAFDLREHFAYPLPMQVIGELLGLPPKQQDELHELSDTLVSSSATPGAAAAAQQSLFALLASVVAAKRAEPGDDLTTDLIAAREEDDRLGEPELVGTLLLMLVAGHETTLNLITNAVRALLAHPEQLRSVLEGTVPWSAVVEETLRYDSPVGQFPLRYATEDIRVGEVVIRRGEALLASYAAAGRDGAHYPDADRFDLGRTPNRHLSFGHGPHFCLGSGLARLEAETALRFLFERYPGLALADGPEPEPIASFVSNSVRTLRVTV, encoded by the coding sequence ATGGACACCGCCGCAGGTACCGCAGACTCCGCAGACACCGGGGACGGCCCCGGGCGCAGCACCGGGGGCGGCACCGGGGGCGGCCTGGGGGGCGGCCTCGGGAACGACCTCGGGGACGGCCTCGGGGGCGGAAGAGCCGAGCCCGTCGTCCTCGACGCCTTCGGACGCGACCAGCACGGGGAGAACGCCCGGCTCCGGGGAGCCGGGCCGGCGGTCCTGGTGGAACTCCCTGGCGGGGTGGTGGTCTGGGCGATAACCCACCACGACACCCTCCAGGAACTCCTCGCCGACCCCCGCGTCGGCAAGGACCCCCGGCTGTGGACGGTGTTCCGGGAAGGCCGGCTGCCCGAGGGCTGGCCACTGATCAACTTCGTCACCGTCCCCGGCATGATCACCGTCGACGGCGAGGACCACCGGCGGCTGCGCGGACTCGTCACCCAGGCCTTCACCCCGCGCCGGGTGGCCGCCCTGCAGCCCGCCGTCGAGGCCAGGACCACCGCCCTGCTCGACCGGATCTCCGAGCTGGACGGCGCGTTCGACCTGCGCGAGCACTTCGCCTACCCGCTGCCGATGCAGGTGATCGGCGAGCTGCTCGGCCTGCCGCCCAAGCAGCAGGACGAACTGCACGAGCTGTCCGACACCCTGGTCTCCAGCTCCGCCACCCCCGGGGCCGCCGCCGCCGCGCAGCAGTCGCTGTTCGCGCTGCTCGCCTCGGTGGTCGCCGCCAAGCGGGCCGAACCCGGCGACGACCTGACCACCGACCTCATCGCCGCCCGCGAGGAGGACGACCGGCTCGGCGAGCCGGAACTCGTCGGCACCCTGCTGCTGATGCTGGTGGCCGGGCACGAGACCACGCTCAACCTGATCACCAACGCGGTGCGCGCCCTGCTCGCCCACCCCGAGCAGCTGCGGTCGGTGCTGGAGGGCACGGTGCCGTGGTCGGCCGTGGTCGAGGAGACGCTGCGGTACGACTCGCCGGTCGGACAGTTCCCGCTCCGCTACGCCACCGAGGACATCCGGGTCGGCGAGGTGGTGATCCGGCGCGGCGAGGCGCTGCTCGCCTCGTACGCGGCCGCCGGACGGGACGGGGCCCACTACCCCGACGCCGACCGCTTCGACCTCGGCCGGACGCCGAACCGGCACCTGTCCTTCGGGCACGGCCCGCACTTCTGCCTGGGCTCGGGGCTGGCCCGGCTGGAGGCGGAGACGGCGCTGAGGTTCCTGTTCGAGCGCTACCCCGGGCTCGCGCTCGCGGACGGGCCGGAGCCGGAGCCGATCGCCTCGTTCGTCAGCAACAGCGTGCGCACGCTGCGGGTCACGGTCTGA
- a CDS encoding alpha/beta hydrolase encodes MNGTIAPATRYLDLPGGRIAFDDTGRGDGTPVVLLPGMLDSRAAYRHLRPLLTAAGRRVITMDLRGFGDSSIHWDDYSPAAIAGDVLALLDHLGIDRAVLAGNSYTGASVVGAAGDAPERVAGIVLIDAFVENVPPTALQRTVVRAMGALLVRSPAFWGLYLRRAAFPGPKPADHEEYVAGLVSALRTPGRRAATRGYVHGDSSPLGWTSAVHCPALVVMGSEDPDFGDPELVADRQAAALGARKVMVEGAGHYPMADHPEATADALLGFLAELA; translated from the coding sequence ATGAACGGCACCATCGCCCCCGCCACCCGCTACCTCGACCTCCCCGGTGGCCGGATCGCCTTCGACGACACCGGGCGCGGCGACGGCACCCCCGTCGTCCTGCTCCCGGGGATGCTCGACAGCCGGGCCGCGTACCGGCACCTGCGCCCGCTGCTGACCGCCGCCGGCCGCCGGGTGATCACCATGGACCTGCGCGGCTTCGGCGACTCCTCGATCCACTGGGACGACTACTCCCCCGCCGCGATCGCCGGAGACGTGCTCGCCCTGCTGGACCACCTGGGCATCGACCGGGCCGTCCTGGCGGGCAACTCCTACACCGGCGCCAGCGTGGTCGGAGCCGCCGGGGACGCCCCGGAGCGGGTCGCCGGGATCGTCCTGATCGACGCCTTCGTCGAGAACGTGCCGCCCACCGCCCTGCAGCGGACGGTGGTCCGGGCGATGGGCGCGCTGCTGGTGCGCTCGCCCGCGTTCTGGGGGCTCTACCTGCGCAGGGCCGCCTTCCCCGGCCCCAAGCCCGCCGACCACGAGGAGTACGTGGCCGGGCTGGTCTCCGCGCTGCGCACCCCGGGCCGGCGGGCCGCCACCCGGGGCTATGTGCACGGCGACTCCTCGCCCCTCGGCTGGACCTCGGCCGTGCACTGCCCGGCGCTGGTGGTGATGGGTTCCGAGGACCCCGACTTCGGCGACCCGGAGCTGGTCGCCGACCGGCAGGCCGCCGCGCTCGGGGCACGCAAGGTGATGGTCGAGGGTGCCGGGCACTACCCGATGGCCGACCACCCGGAGGCCACCGCCGACGCCCTGCTGGGCTTCCTCGCCGAGCTCGCCTGA
- a CDS encoding carboxymuconolactone decarboxylase family protein — protein MTTTNNTPVTPADTPVPAPAQRISLPDLAPDFYKAMISLDRRARQGVDPALAELVKVHASMINGCAFCIDMHSTDALGQGEQNHRLLSLPAWRETPWFTAKERAALALTESFTLLTQGHVPDAVYDEAAAHFEEAELAQLIALIITINAWNRIGVGTRLSPAAK, from the coding sequence ATGACGACCACGAACAACACCCCCGTCACCCCCGCCGACACCCCGGTCCCCGCGCCCGCCCAGCGCATCTCGCTGCCGGACCTCGCCCCCGACTTCTACAAGGCGATGATCAGCCTGGACCGCCGGGCCCGCCAGGGCGTGGACCCGGCCCTCGCCGAGCTGGTCAAGGTGCACGCCTCGATGATCAACGGCTGCGCCTTCTGCATCGACATGCACAGCACCGACGCCCTCGGCCAGGGCGAGCAGAACCACCGCCTGCTCTCCCTCCCGGCCTGGCGCGAGACCCCGTGGTTCACCGCCAAGGAGCGCGCCGCCCTGGCACTGACCGAGTCCTTCACCCTGCTCACCCAGGGCCATGTGCCGGACGCCGTCTACGACGAGGCGGCCGCGCACTTCGAGGAGGCCGAGCTGGCGCAGCTGATCGCGCTGATCATCACCATCAACGCTTGGAACCGGATCGGCGTCGGCACCCGGCTCAGCCCGGCCGCGAAGTAG
- a CDS encoding isocitrate lyase/phosphoenolpyruvate mutase family protein, which yields MTVEQREKARSLRELHRPGDPLVLANVWDATSARLVAAAGARALATASASVSWTLGSPDGEGADRSRVLAQTELIVRAAGPLPVTADLESGFAGTAAGVGGTVEALLATGAVGVNLEDGGRPVAEAAERIAAARAAADAAGVPLFVNGRTDVFLHAGGTADPAELLDEAVARLRAYVEAGADGVFAPGVSDPAVIAALVGAVPAPLNVLAGPGARSVPELAALGVARISLGPGLAKAAYAAVRRAAEEVYGDGTYSALDGGLDYGELQGLFVSR from the coding sequence ATGACGGTCGAGCAGCGGGAGAAGGCCCGCTCCCTGCGTGAACTCCACCGCCCCGGCGATCCGTTGGTGCTCGCCAACGTCTGGGACGCGACGAGCGCCCGGCTGGTCGCGGCGGCCGGGGCGCGGGCCCTCGCCACGGCCAGCGCGAGCGTCAGCTGGACGCTCGGCAGCCCCGACGGCGAGGGCGCCGACCGCTCGCGGGTGCTGGCACAGACGGAGCTGATCGTCCGCGCGGCCGGCCCGCTGCCGGTCACGGCGGACCTGGAGAGCGGGTTCGCCGGGACCGCGGCGGGTGTCGGCGGGACGGTCGAAGCCCTGCTCGCCACCGGCGCGGTCGGCGTCAACCTGGAGGACGGGGGCCGACCGGTCGCCGAGGCGGCCGAGCGGATCGCGGCGGCCCGGGCGGCGGCGGACGCGGCCGGAGTGCCGCTGTTCGTCAACGGCCGCACCGATGTCTTCCTGCACGCCGGGGGCACCGCGGACCCGGCGGAGCTGCTGGACGAGGCGGTGGCCAGGCTGCGGGCCTACGTCGAGGCGGGCGCGGACGGCGTGTTCGCCCCGGGGGTGTCCGACCCGGCGGTGATCGCCGCACTGGTCGGGGCCGTCCCGGCGCCGCTCAATGTACTGGCGGGCCCGGGCGCGCGGTCCGTGCCGGAGCTGGCGGCACTGGGGGTGGCCAGGATCAGTCTGGGACCCGGCCTGGCGAAGGCGGCGTACGCGGCGGTGCGCCGCGCCGCCGAGGAGGTGTACGGGGACGGAACGTACTCCGCGCTCGACGGCGGGCTCGACTACGGGGAGTTGCAGGGGCTGTTCGTCAGCCGGTGA
- a CDS encoding TetR-like C-terminal domain-containing protein, with protein MPRVGLTPEQVVDHALALIDEQGPEALTLAAVAARAKVATPSLYKHVSGGLAELRRLVAVRVTEELADRLAGAALGRSGDEAVAAVLRAYHAYATERPHRYAALPQAPRPDEDLSNAAARLVGVIVAVLRGYGLEGSEAIHAARTFRSLAHGFAALSTAGAFQLAEDLGETQERMITVLTAGLRGWPR; from the coding sequence ATGCCCCGAGTCGGACTCACCCCCGAGCAGGTCGTCGACCACGCCCTCGCCCTCATCGACGAGCAGGGTCCCGAGGCCCTCACCCTGGCCGCCGTCGCCGCCCGCGCCAAGGTCGCCACCCCCTCGCTCTACAAGCACGTCAGCGGCGGACTGGCCGAACTGCGCCGACTGGTCGCCGTCCGGGTCACCGAGGAACTGGCCGACCGGCTCGCCGGGGCGGCGCTCGGCCGGAGCGGGGACGAGGCGGTCGCCGCCGTCCTGCGGGCCTACCACGCCTACGCCACCGAGCGCCCGCACCGGTACGCCGCGCTGCCGCAGGCCCCGCGGCCGGACGAGGACCTGTCGAACGCAGCCGCCCGGCTGGTCGGGGTGATCGTCGCGGTGCTCCGCGGGTACGGGCTGGAGGGTTCCGAGGCGATCCACGCGGCGCGCACGTTCCGCTCGCTGGCCCACGGATTCGCGGCGCTGTCGACGGCTGGCGCCTTCCAGCTCGCCGAGGACCTCGGGGAGACCCAGGAGCGGATGATCACCGTACTGACCGCCGGACTGCGCGGCTGGCCCCGCTGA
- a CDS encoding roadblock/LC7 domain-containing protein, translated as MTQWCATATGVLAALALVAAARYRAVSATQRRRVTQQQHEITRLREQLAAELSRRGTELAAAQQDQELNASTQRAFLSVARRILVMAHDQQALLDEMERTHDDPTLLEGLLKADHAAAQQARLAQTLAVLCGARAGRHWPEPVSLEDVVRGAQSRILPFQRVMIRSRIETAVVGAAAEALIHAVAELLDNATRYSPPSTQVYVTLMPVHNGAVIEIDDGGVGMPEPAVEKAADALAGGSTLEVSRLGEVPQLGLAAVGRLAEQYGFRVTIGSAPSPYGGVRVVVLLPNALLTEPLPPTVPGLGRGDAVFGGPAAPARSAPRGRAVPRPGPTCPGRRPTRTPTRTPRRRTRTSRPTTRTRPTSRMRRTCRMHRTCRTTRTSPTSRTRRTRRTRRTRPRASRTTWTTPPRTTPRRPPATRPCTPPSPATRPPTPHRTPHRRRCPAGATAAAAPPPGTPPMPPPLRRRPRRTARRSRPRRSCRCSRPAPPAAARPPGPAPRTRTSLPFPLPPSFPSAPESSMTTTPDLGWLLADIVNVPQVQHAVVVSNDGLEIGRSEGIVREDAERLAAACSGLQSLARGVAQGFGGRGSATRQIVIEYGGGYLFIVAAGAGAHLAVVTGDDVDAGLVAYQMQVLVERIGTHLTSPPRADLAAGGQR; from the coding sequence ATGACTCAGTGGTGCGCAACGGCAACAGGCGTGCTCGCCGCTCTCGCCCTGGTGGCCGCCGCCCGCTACCGCGCGGTCTCCGCCACCCAGCGGCGTCGGGTCACCCAGCAGCAGCACGAGATCACCCGCCTCCGGGAACAGCTCGCGGCCGAACTCTCCCGCCGCGGAACCGAACTGGCAGCCGCCCAGCAGGACCAGGAACTCAACGCCTCCACCCAGCGGGCCTTCCTCAGCGTCGCCCGCCGGATCCTCGTCATGGCGCACGACCAGCAGGCCCTGCTGGACGAGATGGAGCGCACCCACGACGACCCGACCCTGCTGGAGGGCCTGCTCAAGGCCGACCACGCGGCCGCCCAACAGGCCCGCCTCGCCCAGACCCTGGCCGTGCTCTGCGGCGCCAGGGCCGGCCGCCACTGGCCCGAGCCGGTCTCGCTGGAGGACGTCGTGCGCGGCGCCCAGTCGCGCATCCTGCCGTTCCAGCGGGTGATGATCCGCAGCCGGATCGAGACCGCCGTGGTCGGCGCGGCCGCCGAGGCGCTGATCCACGCCGTCGCCGAACTGCTGGACAACGCCACCCGCTACTCCCCGCCCAGCACCCAGGTGTACGTCACCCTGATGCCGGTCCACAACGGGGCCGTGATCGAGATCGACGACGGCGGCGTCGGGATGCCCGAACCCGCCGTCGAGAAGGCCGCCGACGCCCTCGCCGGCGGATCCACGCTGGAGGTCTCCCGCCTCGGCGAGGTGCCCCAGCTCGGCCTGGCGGCGGTCGGCCGGCTCGCCGAGCAGTACGGCTTCCGGGTCACGATCGGCTCCGCGCCCTCGCCGTACGGCGGTGTGCGGGTCGTGGTGCTGCTGCCGAACGCGCTGCTCACCGAACCGCTGCCGCCGACCGTGCCGGGCCTGGGCCGGGGCGACGCGGTGTTCGGCGGACCGGCGGCGCCCGCGCGGTCCGCGCCCCGCGGTCGGGCCGTCCCCCGGCCCGGCCCGACCTGCCCGGGCCGGCGGCCCACCCGGACGCCCACCCGGACGCCGCGACGGCGTACCCGGACGTCCCGGCCGACCACCCGCACCCGCCCCACGAGCCGCATGCGCCGCACGTGCCGCATGCACCGCACGTGCCGCACGACCCGTACCAGCCCTACCAGCCGTACACGCCGCACTCGTCGTACCCGTCGCACCCGCCCCAGGGCGTCCCGTACGACCTGGACGACCCCGCCCCGTACGACCCCGCGACGGCCACCGGCTACCCGCCCGTGTACCCCCCCGTCACCGGCTACCCGACCGCCGACGCCGCACCGGACACCGCACCGCCGCCGCTGCCCCGCCGGAGCCACCGCCGCGGCCGCGCCGCCACCCGGCACGCCGCCAATGCCGCCCCCACTCCGCCGCCGGCCCCGCCGTACCGCTCGGCGCAGCAGGCCCAGGCGTTCATGTCGATGTTCCAGGCCGGCACCGCCGGCGGCCGCTCGGCCGCCCGGTCCGGCTCCCAGGACCCGCACGAGCCTTCCCTTCCCCCTTCCCCCCAGCTTCCCCAGCGCCCCGGAGAGTTCCATGACCACCACCCCTGACCTCGGCTGGCTGCTCGCCGACATCGTCAACGTCCCGCAGGTCCAGCACGCCGTCGTGGTGTCCAACGACGGCCTGGAGATCGGACGCAGCGAGGGCATCGTGCGCGAGGACGCGGAGCGGCTCGCGGCGGCCTGCTCCGGCCTCCAGTCGCTGGCCCGCGGCGTCGCCCAGGGCTTCGGCGGCCGCGGCAGCGCGACCCGGCAGATCGTCATCGAGTACGGCGGCGGCTACCTCTTCATCGTCGCCGCCGGGGCCGGGGCGCACCTGGCGGTGGTGACCGGCGACGACGTCGACGCCGGCCTGGTGGCCTACCAGATGCAGGTCCTGGTCGAGCGGATCGGCACCCACCTCACGAGCCCGCCGCGCGCCGATCTCGCGGCGGGGGGCCAGCGGTGA